The Neurospora crassa OR74A linkage group IV, whole genome shotgun sequence genome has a segment encoding these proteins:
- a CDS encoding acetyltransferase — translation MTPRRMDSIQISPQRIHPHKTHTISRMSRNTASSSVHCRPPLRLPPQSHPSSIDTPRQRSNNMDGSNHMSSSITELDLSKCHPRMVDRINAVPGLKTSAAFFTFLRANLVLPHSGLSSNPSTPYLEPYVPPPLPPLSRSPSSSSSSASTAKSSKSRSKSTTMTSTPPTVAASGAENLDDIPPLTLDILTTRPAKTDALKLIADSIAQQRQQASYHLITHPACLSALSVALALVYQFGIARASPQHQDWGTTAMLLSGVVMTYLMTIRYFTSGYIKLAESLSWDWLLNPSAADGNSPATEEEDIVLGTYYGTELIGALVLRLEPPTSSRSSSPTANRQRKSHSRHNSFSAKTKSFKGGRGVIRAWTTKLRYRGRGVGRDMLVEAVRLTREKCGKEAEVGFAAEHANANCGEVLPEWFCGRFRKGERRAARCLEGVVAEYKR, via the exons ATGACCCCAAGACGGATGGACTCCATTCAAATTTCTCCTCAAAGGATCCACCCGCACAAAACCCACACCATCTCCAGAATGTCCAG GAACACGGCCTCTAGCTCGGTTCACTGCCGGCCTCCGCTCAGATTGCCTCCGCAGTCGCATCCCAGCAGCATCGATACGCCTCGACAGCGCTCCAATAACATGGACGGCTCCAACCACATGTCATCCAGCATCACGGAGCTCGATTTGAGCAAATGTCACCCGCGGATGGTTGACAGGATCAATGCCGTACCCGGACTCAAGACCAGTGCTG CTTTCTTCACCTTCCTCCGCGCCAACCTCGTTCTCCCTCACTCCGGGCTCTCCTCCAACCCCTCCACTCCCTACCTAGAGCCCTACGTTCCTCCACCACTACCGCCGCTATCTCGCtcaccatcttcctcctcatcctcagcTTCAACCGCCAAATCCTCCAAATCAAGATCCAAGTCAACCACCAtgacatcaacaccaccaactgTCGCCGCCAGCGGTGCCGAAAACCTCGACGACATCCCCCCTCTCACCCTCGACATCCTCACCACCCGCCCCGCCAAGACCGACGCCCTGAAACTCATCGCCGACTCCATCGCCCAACAGCGTCAACAAGCCTCTTACCACCTCATCACCCACCCTGCCTGTCTTTCCGCGCTTTCCGTCGCCTTGGCATTGGTCTACCAATTCGGCATTGCCCGCGCCTCCCCCCAACACCAAGACTGGGGCACCACAGCCATGCTTCTCTCTGGAGTAGTCATGACCTACCTGATGACCATCAGGTACTTTACTTCAGGTTACATCAAGCTAGCTGAATCCCTATCTTGGGATTGGCTACTCAATCCGTCGGCAGCGGACGGCAACAGCCCAGCcacggaagaagaagacatcgTCCTCGGCACCTATTATGGCACCGAGCTCATTGGCGCCCTCGTCCTTCGTCTCGAACCACCCACTTCCTCtcgctcctcctcgcccaccgCAAACAGACAGCGGAAATCCCACTCCCGCCACAACTCCTTCTCCGCAAAGACCAAGTCCTTCAAGGGCGGGAGGGGCGTGATCCGCGCGTGGACGACTAAGCTCAGATACAGAGGCAGGGGCGTGGGCAGGGATATGTTGGTTGAAGCGGTTAGGCTGACGCGGGAGAAATGCGGAAAGGAGGCAGAGGTCGGGTTCGCGGCCGAGCATGCAAATGCTAACTGTGGCGAGGTGTTACCTGAATGGTTCTGTGGTCGGTTtaggaagggggagaggagggccgCGAGGTGTTTGGAGGGCGTTGTTGCTGAGTACAAGCGGTAA
- a CDS encoding acetyltransferase, variant, producing MDGSNHMSSSITELDLSKCHPRMVDRINAVPGLKTSAAFFTFLRANLVLPHSGLSSNPSTPYLEPYVPPPLPPLSRSPSSSSSSASTAKSSKSRSKSTTMTSTPPTVAASGAENLDDIPPLTLDILTTRPAKTDALKLIADSIAQQRQQASYHLITHPACLSALSVALALVYQFGIARASPQHQDWGTTAMLLSGVVMTYLMTIRYFTSGYIKLAESLSWDWLLNPSAADGNSPATEEEDIVLGTYYGTELIGALVLRLEPPTSSRSSSPTANRQRKSHSRHNSFSAKTKSFKGGRGVIRAWTTKLRYRGRGVGRDMLVEAVRLTREKCGKEAEVGFAAEHANANCGEVLPEWFCGRFRKGERRAARCLEGVVAEYKR from the exons ATGGACGGCTCCAACCACATGTCATCCAGCATCACGGAGCTCGATTTGAGCAAATGTCACCCGCGGATGGTTGACAGGATCAATGCCGTACCCGGACTCAAGACCAGTGCTG CTTTCTTCACCTTCCTCCGCGCCAACCTCGTTCTCCCTCACTCCGGGCTCTCCTCCAACCCCTCCACTCCCTACCTAGAGCCCTACGTTCCTCCACCACTACCGCCGCTATCTCGCtcaccatcttcctcctcatcctcagcTTCAACCGCCAAATCCTCCAAATCAAGATCCAAGTCAACCACCAtgacatcaacaccaccaactgTCGCCGCCAGCGGTGCCGAAAACCTCGACGACATCCCCCCTCTCACCCTCGACATCCTCACCACCCGCCCCGCCAAGACCGACGCCCTGAAACTCATCGCCGACTCCATCGCCCAACAGCGTCAACAAGCCTCTTACCACCTCATCACCCACCCTGCCTGTCTTTCCGCGCTTTCCGTCGCCTTGGCATTGGTCTACCAATTCGGCATTGCCCGCGCCTCCCCCCAACACCAAGACTGGGGCACCACAGCCATGCTTCTCTCTGGAGTAGTCATGACCTACCTGATGACCATCAGGTACTTTACTTCAGGTTACATCAAGCTAGCTGAATCCCTATCTTGGGATTGGCTACTCAATCCGTCGGCAGCGGACGGCAACAGCCCAGCcacggaagaagaagacatcgTCCTCGGCACCTATTATGGCACCGAGCTCATTGGCGCCCTCGTCCTTCGTCTCGAACCACCCACTTCCTCtcgctcctcctcgcccaccgCAAACAGACAGCGGAAATCCCACTCCCGCCACAACTCCTTCTCCGCAAAGACCAAGTCCTTCAAGGGCGGGAGGGGCGTGATCCGCGCGTGGACGACTAAGCTCAGATACAGAGGCAGGGGCGTGGGCAGGGATATGTTGGTTGAAGCGGTTAGGCTGACGCGGGAGAAATGCGGAAAGGAGGCAGAGGTCGGGTTCGCGGCCGAGCATGCAAATGCTAACTGTGGCGAGGTGTTACCTGAATGGTTCTGTGGTCGGTTtaggaagggggagaggagggccgCGAGGTGTTTGGAGGGCGTTGTTGCTGAGTACAAGCGGTAA
- a CDS encoding ribokinase — MTTSTSTPRITVLGSLNIDLVAYVSHHPLPGETMTANSVAVSPGGKGANQAVACAKLSRSHTSSSSSSSSFAEETAHITMLGTVGADSYGSLLKENLAKHGVDVSGVRVLDSPPGAKTGMAMIVVDEPTGQNRIILSPEANHFLQPEHVSEVAHLSSSSVGGAAQEKPDLLIMQLEIPVPTVLQALRTAKQNGVQVLLNPAPAVPLPDEAFDGLAHLVVNETEAAILSGLEESVLDTEEGLEKVGKVFLEKGVKTVIVTLGGRGVFFMTGGGEGGSKKGLIKAEKAKVVDTTAAGDTFVGMYALEVVIAAKKGEQFDIEGAVRKANKAAAKTVERPGAQDSIPWRDELL; from the coding sequence atgactacctctacctccacCCCCAGAATTACAGTCCTAGGCTCCCTAAACATAGACCTGGTAGCCTACGTCTCCCACCACCCGCTTCCAGGAGAAACCATGACCGCCAACTCCGTCGCCGTCTCCCCCGGCGGAAAGGGAGCCAACCAAGCCGTCGCATGCGCCAAGTTATCCCGCTCCCacacttcctcttcttcttcttcctcttctttcgcTGAAGAAACCGCTCACATCACCATGCTCGGCACAGTCGGCGCCGACTCTTATGGGTCCCTGCTCAAAGAAAACCTTGCCAAACACGGCGTCGACGTCTCGGGCGTGCGCGTTCTGGATTCTCCTCCCGGAGCCAAGACGGGCATGGCCATGATTGTGGTGGACGAGCCGACGGGCCAGAACCGCATCATCTTGAGTCCCGAGGCGAACCATTTCCTCCAGCCCGAGCACGTTTCCGAGGTTGCACACCTCAGTAGCAGCAGTGTTGGTGGTGCGGCCCAAGAAAAGCCGGATTTGCTCATCATGCAGCTCGAGATCCCCGTGCCGACGGTGCTGCAGGCGCTCAGGACGGCCAAGCAGAATGGGGTGCAGGTCCTGCTGAacccggcgccggcggtCCCCTTGCCGGATGAGGCGTTTGACGGGCTGGCGCACTTGGTGGTGAATGAGACGGAGGCGGCCATTCTTAGCGGGTTGGAGGAGTCGGTGCTGGACACGGAGGAAGGGCTGGAGAAAGTGGGCAAGGTGTTTTTGGAAAAGGGGGTGAAAACGGTGATTGTCACTTTGGGTGGGCGGGGAGTTTTCTTCAtgactggtggtggtgaggggggAAGCAAAAAGGGATTGATCAAGgcggagaaggccaaggtgGTGGATACCACGGCGGCGGGTGATACGTTTGTCGGAATGTATGcgctggaggtggtgattgCTGCCAAAAAGGGGGAACAGTTCGATATCGAGGGCGCGGTAAGGAAGGCGAAtaaggcggcggcgaagacGGTGGAGAGGCCCGGGGCACAGGATTCGATTCCTTGGAGGGATGAGTTGTTGTAG